From one Dysidea avara chromosome 9, odDysAvar1.4, whole genome shotgun sequence genomic stretch:
- the LOC136267341 gene encoding KIF-binding protein-like, with product MEDIVKQWVLDNVSTDYNTVLRLVTEQSPENEPYKSLYAARKVLEEISNKLEKASGTLGKELAVLQGTVLFQLGKNHTECDELSTGEDFLKRALEMLGKVEGKVKSVTVYILTCHQLAVLLASRSEHEQALKFLLDAKTSYDGYKTTSHPYEEHELLLGPQNPIAEDKRKEQFERLHTHTLYYLAQTYESIGKASIAANYCFTTLERQLTSKQYDAIDWSLNCATLSQYYLNTDNYRQARHCLACSEHVLTEYMDRGEEKDDGIVEKMQQTKADIARCWVKYCIALLKYSQQLKEEGGGQDVLKAREEDFNPFTCIDASAIELGVPCSPISSFDATRNLFLFGQKCMESAKCFFSLEWHASDNVSIVQDHSQLFKHLIFFEPELERKCRMYKRRADMMEGLLKQLNPQHYLVLMRQLMFEAGIIYSEMADCKITLASDSEKPTTHAVLKINKLISQSLKHFDSFINSFQDHSGKLPDRFDEQCLRSILSAKFWIARLHSKVVTANPQTQVDHQRKSLENYQWIVAYHKVYPADVERCFAEELKMCKEMTELLPHKLDKMTIV from the coding sequence ATGGAGGACATTGTAAAGCAGTGGGTGTTAGATAATGTCTCCACAGACTACAACACTGTATTGCGGTTAGTAACTGAGCAATCCCCTGAAAATGAACCATACAAATCACTTTATGCTGCTCGTAAAGTATTGGAAGAGATTTCAAATAAGTTAGAGAAAGCAAGTGGCACCCTAGGAAAAGAACTGGCTGTACTACAAGGAACTGTGTTGTTTCAATTGGGAAAAAATCACACGGAATGTGATGAATTAAGTACCGGTGAGGATTTTCTAAAAAGAGCCCTTGAAATGTTAGGCAAAGTCGAAGGCAAAGTTAAGTCAGTAACAGTATACATTCTGACATGCCACCAGCTAGCAGTTCTGCTTGCGTCCAGGTCAGAACATGAGCAGGCGTTAAAGTTTTTACTTGATGCAAAGACATCATATGATGGTTACAAGACCACATCTCATCCTTATGAAGAGCACGAGCTCTTGTTAGGGCCACAGAATCCCATTGCTGAAGACAAAAGAAAGGAACAATTTGAACGTCTTCATACTCATACACTTTATTATCTAGCTCAAACATATGAGAGTATAGGGAAGGCATCGATTGCCGCCAATTACTGCTTCACTACTTTAGAAAGACAACTAACCTCAAAGCAATATGATGCCATTGACTGGAGTCTAAATTGTGCAACCTTGTCCCAGTATTATCTCAACACGGATAATTACAGACAAGCAAGGCATTGCCTAGCTTGTTCTGAGCATGTGCTAACTGAATACATGGACCGAGGTGAGGAGAAAGATGATGGAATTGTGGAGAAAATGCAGCAAACAAAAGCTGATATTGCCAGGTGTTGGGTAAAGTATTGCATTGCTTTGTTAAAATACTCTCAACAGTTGAAAGAAGAAGGCGGAGGGCAAGATGTATTAAAAGCAAGAGAAGAAGATTTTAACCCATTCACTTGTATAGATGCATCTGCTATAGAGCTAGGAGTCCCATGTTCTCCTATCAGTAGTTTTGATGCTACAAGAAATTTGTTTCTTTTTGGTCAAAAATGCATGGAGAGTGCAAAGTGCTTTTTCTCGCTTGAGTGGCACGCATCAGACAATGTCAGTATTGTTCAAGACCATAGCCAACTGTTTAAGCATTTGATTTTCTTTGAACCAGAATTGGAAAGGAAATGTCGTATGTACAAACGACGGGCTGATATGATGGAAGGTCTTCTGAAGCAGTTAAATCCTCAGCATTATTTGGTATTAATGAGACAGCTGATGTTTGAAGCAGGTATAATCTACAGTGAAATGGCTGACTGTAAAATAACCCTGGCCAGTGACTCAGAGAAACCAACAACACATGCTGTTCTGAAAATCAACAAACTCATCAGCCAATCATTGAAGCACTTTGATAGTTTCATAAACTCTTTTCAAGACCATTCTGGCAAGTTACCAGATAGGTTTGATGAACAATGCTTGCGATCAATACTTAGTGCAAAGTTTTGGATAGCTCGACTGCACTCAAAAGTGGTGACTGCTAATCCTCAAACTCAAGTTGACCACCAGAGAAAGTCTTTAGAAAATTACCAGTGGATTGTGGCTTATCACAAGGTCTACCCTGCTGATGTTGAAAGATGCTTTGCAGAAGAGTTGAAGATGTGTAAAGAAATGACAGAGTTGTTACCACATAAGTTAGACAAAATGACTATAGTGTAG
- the LOC136267342 gene encoding tektin-like protein 1 — protein sequence MATEVATVAPQTWKESSIRGIKVAQTLISHAEKNLLESRQQDPLPLLRDACATDSNRMVHTYVRQTRSIVANLQRSLVDTNEEIKALNRGKEALEKALEQKRKDLLLNVESTHLRTFRPPREQEEDGADRLLVAERSHLLSLKRSLESQLRKVHRLLQMLSASRSRLSAVLQERSRVLDLVCHNQTTVALPSAHRALGTPKKHVRSSSAPNPSPVTTPVIPNIALRANPLTAECNTAMSQAAEARERSRAVRKELSSTIGHTTRLQQAAHNSVNEGFIKKIAATITLKQHLQVNAGDTKAAIHRGRHQYDALNLSQGVVLGPVAFSDLEVREKLDRPLVAICQRHPSTDLPEASHLLQASNLLSDSITTTRRNISLLKLAEQQLQEDVRDKKSAADVDMSIVRLRRRKANHKWILEGSKCV from the exons ATGGCGACAGAGGTTGCAACTGTGGCCCCACAAACATGGAAAGAGTCTAGCATTAGAGGGATTAAAGTTGCACAAACCCTGATCTCTCACGCAGAGAAGAATTTGCTAGAGAGTAGACAGCAGGATCCCCTTCCTCTACTAAGAGATGCATGTGCCActgactctaatagaatggtgcACACATATGTGAGACAGACTAGATCAATTGTAGCTAACCTGCAACGAAGCCTGGTGGATACCAATGAGGAGATAAAAGCATTAAACCGAGGCAAAGAAGCATTGGAGAAAGCGCTGGAACAAAAGCGTAAAGATCTTTTATTGAATGTGGAGTCTACCCATCTTAGAACTTTCAGACCACCAAGAGAACAG GAAGAAGATGGTGCTGATAGATTACTGGTTGCTGAAAGGTCTCATCTGCTCTCATTGAAGCGTTCTCTTGAGTCACAGCTACGCAAAGTCCACAGATTGCTGCAGATGTTAAGTGCTAGCCGGTCTAGGTTAAGTGCAGTGCTTCAGGAGCGCTCTCGTGTGCTAGACCTTGTTTGTCATAATCAGACAACAGTTGCTCTGCCCAGTGCACACAGAGCATTGGGAACACCTAAAAAACATGTTCGTTCAAGCTCTGCTCCCAATCCATCTCCAGTCACCACtcctgtgatccctaatattgCCCTACGAGCCAATCCTCTTACTGCCGAGTGCAACACAGCCATGTCACAAGCTGCAGAGGCTAGAGAGAGATCGAGGGCTGTCAGGAAGGAGTTATCATCTACCATAGGACATACAACACGTCTGCAGCAAGCTGCGCACAACTCAGTCAATGAGGGGTTTATAAAAAAGATTGCTGCAACTATTACACTTAAG caacacttgcaagTTAATGCTGGTGATACTAAAGCTGCTATTCACAGAGGCCGACATCAGTATGATGCTCTGAACCTGTCACAGGGAGTAGTACTG GGTCCTGTGGCTTTCTCAGACTTGGAGGTACGGGAAAAACTGGACCGTCCTTTAGTGGCAATATGTCAACGGCATCCCAGTACTGATCTACCAGAAGCATCTCATTTGTTACAAGCTTCTAATCTGCTCTCTGATTCCATTACAACCACAAG GAGAAACATAAGTTTACTGAAGCTGGCAGAACAGCAGTTACAAGAAGATGTCAGGGATAAGAAATCAGCTGCTGATGTTGACATGAGTATTGTGAGACTGCGCAGGAGGAAAGCTAACCACAAATGGATCCTGGAAGGCTCCAAATGTGTATAA
- the LOC136266425 gene encoding uncharacterized protein — protein MAGPKQLIILISLGAIIRSCTAQCGLLDKCEPVVVGECKKLYNATIFPNKVCDFDTQANAMKQFGTFERLIYTKCSPLLSTFLCSYYFPPCPSDGKCLSVGPCEDLCEQVRADCEPVMKLHNHEWPNFLTCNKFPKSNGPDVCIPASAVVPMPPPTTLQTPCERVNHSVCASLSGDYMTRFPNKNMITQDEANLQFSTFKGALDSNCSSMLRPFLCLSHFPACSAGNTDHDIQTVYPCRHMCKQVRRSCEPFLIEHNGTWPDFLNCSHFPNKTNEVCLDSTDLITTPSKSPEPPTTETNAVVLPNPEHTCEPILPEVLEVCGDIHGNYTTTHFPHGDYVTQRDAVKVFNTFVQHMKTNCAPEIKPFLCYHFFPFCSPLWPTELVKPCRSVCRKARTGCEPCVNKHKHVWPDFLDCNNFKVKGTCLSLNNLKDYTRSFSGGSTC, from the coding sequence ATGGCTGGACCAAAGCAACTCATCATTTTGATTTCTCTTGGAGCAATAATCAGGAGCTGTACGGCACAGTGTGGATTACTCGACAAATGTGAACCAGTGGTGGTTGGAGAATGCAAAAAGCTGTACAATGCGACGATATTTCCTAATAAAGTATGTGATTTTGACACGCAAGCAAACGCAATGAAGCAGTTCGGTACCTTCGAAAGGCTGATATATACTAAATGCTCTCCGTTGCTGTCCACGTTTCTGTGTTCCTACTACTTTCCACCTTGTCCGAGTGACGGTAAATGCTTATCTGTTGGTCCATGCGAAGATCTTTGTGAACAAGTACGTGCTGATTGTGAACCAGTAATGAAGCTACATAACCATGAATGGCCTAACTTTTTAACTTGCAATAAATTTCCGAAGTCTAACGGACCTGACGTCTGCATTCCAGCATCCGCTGTAGTACCGATGCCGCCGCCCACCACACTACAGACGCCATGTGAGAGAGTTAATCACTCAGTGTGTGCATCTCTAAGTGGGGATTACATGACTCGTTTCCCCAACAAGAACATGATCACCCAAGATGAAGCTAACTTACAATTCAGCACTTTTAAAGGAGCTCTTGACAGCAACTGTTCGTCTATGTTGAGACCATTTCTGTGCTTGAGTCACTTTCCAGCATGTTCAGCAGGTAACACTGACCATGACATACAAACTGTTTACCCTTGTAGACACATGTGTAAACAAGTCCGACGAAGCTGTGAACCATTTCTTATCGAACACAATGGTACGTGGCCTGATTTCCTTAACTGTTCTCATTTCCCAAACAAGACTAATGAAGTATGTTTAGACTCCACTGACTTGATCACAACCCCTAGTAAAAGTCCTGAACCGCCCACGACAGAAACTAATGCAGTTGTACTACCCAATCCAGAACATACATGTGAGCCAATTCTTCCAGAGGTGTTAGAAGTTTGTGGTGACATACATGGCAATTATACTACAACACATTTTCCACATGGAGATTACGTAACCCAAAGAGATGCTGTTAAAGTTTTTAATACTTTCGTTCAGCACATGAAAACCAATTGTGCACCAGAAATTAAACCATTCTTGTGTTACCACTTTTTCCCATTCTGCTCACCTCTATGGCCTACTGAACTGGTTAAGCCTTGCAGAAGCGTATGCAGGAAAGCCCGTACTGGATGTGAGCCTTGTGTCAATAAGCATAAACATGTTTGGCCAGATTTTCTAGATTGCAATAACTTTAAAGTGAAGGGTACTTGTCTCAGTCTGAATAATTTAAAGGATTATACGCGTTCCTTTTCTGGAGGTTCTacatgttaa